One segment of Alnus glutinosa chromosome 2, dhAlnGlut1.1, whole genome shotgun sequence DNA contains the following:
- the LOC133861936 gene encoding uncharacterized protein LOC133861936 yields the protein MEIQRNNPSLKVRARNEKMSLDDYMDFLLSQEQLHPTVNFLNQIIRMHGFTKVVKKPKKSLADAVKILDLVKPSRSTLNDDISSLAFVALEDVIADLKDLNWQECCVTSIQTLNSWKPTEPKGSDPRGVGDGASSSCVVGSEFGELPKKLGPNRKKMRLNAMIAASGGTRDGGGSSGCVSVGSFGSC from the exons ATGGAGATTCAACGCAACAATCCGAGCTTGAAAGTGCGAGCGAGGAACGAGAAGATGTCCCTGGATGACTACATGGACTTCCTTCTCTCTCAGGAGCAACTCCATCCCACCGTTAACTTCCTCAATCAG ATCATCAGAATGCACGGATTCACGAAAGTCGTCAAGAAGCCTAAG AAATCGCTAGCCGACGCGGTGAAAATACTCGATCTCGTGAAACCGTCGCGCTCGACACTGAACGACGACATTTCGTCCTTGGCGTTCGTCGCACTGGAGGACGTAATCGCCGACCTCAAAGACCTGAACTGGCAAGAATGCTGCGTCACGTCTATCCAAACCCTCAACTCGTGGAAACCAACGGAACCAAAGGGTTCGGATCCGAGAGGCGTTGGCGACGGAGCTTCGTCGTCGTGCGTCGTCGGATCGGAGTTCGGCGAGCTACCGAAGAAGCTGGGGCCGAACAGGAAGAAGATGAGATTGAATGCAATGATTGCAGCGAGTGGTGGCACTCGTGATGGCGGTGGGTCTTCGGGTTGCGTATCCGTCGGATCATTCGGGTCGTGTTGA